DNA from Drosophila suzukii chromosome 2R, CBGP_Dsuzu_IsoJpt1.0, whole genome shotgun sequence:
ATACAAAAATGACTTTTGTTACTCCTTAGCATATCATATTTTAATCAATGTTATTCTACAGATCGAACAAGTCGCGGTATCCAGAGTCGATAGCTCGACGCAGACATCACCAACTGAAGCGCCGAAAGAAACGGAAAAGTTAACCGGAGGATCGGGCAGCACCTGTGGGCCGAATCGCATCCAGCATGCCAGTGTGCTGGAGCCGAGTGTGCCCTGCCATGCCCTCAGCAGCATTGTAACAGTACTGAATGAGCAGATTTCCATGCTATTGGTGGGTTTAACTAATTTTAAAGTGAAGAAAAttcctttttatattatttaccTTATGATAGCCGAAAATTAACGAACGCGATATGGAAAGAGAGCGGTTGCGTAAAGAGAATCAACACCTTCGCGAGCTTTTAAGTGCGCTGCATGATCGACAGCGAGTTGATGAAGTAAAGGTAAGGATGCAGCTAAACTTCAAGGAAAATCTAGATGTTAACGTTTTCTGCTGTCCACAGGAAACTCCGTTCGATCTTACGAAGCTGATGCATGCTGAGGATGTAGAGTTTGACGATGATATTGACGCCATTTCCAACAGTTCgctgacgccaacgcccacgCCGGTTCCCACGGCTTCGCCCAGCGCCAGCGGCCAGGTTCAGACAGCGGAAGCCATGAGAGTAAACAGCAATGAGGATGAGGAATAGGAAacttgtttaattttttttgtataaaatacaatttgttCTTGTTTTCCCCACAAACGCATTCGACCAATTGAATTGGCGGCGTCTATGTTTTACGAGTAGCCTTTCTAGAGCATGCCTTTTACTACTGTTAATGTAGCTTCATTTgtttcttaaaatattatgtaTTCCACAAGAACCGATAACACTTTAAATTAAGCCTAACAATGTCCCCtcgtaaaactaattaaatacCTATACATATGCATATTATCgacttaaacaaaaatatcaGCTAAATACACAATGTTTGATACATTTATAAAGAACAATAAACAATATAGTTATTGAGAGGAATATCGGAGAAGACTTATGTGTATAGGTGTTCTCCCTCAGGGAAGAGCTAAGTGAAAAACCGATCAGACACGTTAGTCCGGCATCACCTCCTCCAAACGACTGAGTCTATAAATAAAGCAGCATCTCGTTCGAGCTACGCACGCAATTAGCGAAAGTACTTAGCAAAACGACAGGGCTCCTGAAAAAGAGGGAAATTCCTCGACCAGCAACACCGCAGAgtatatttataattgctCAGTGCGTTTTGGGTGAGTAAAAGAACCACAAGCCGTTGGCAAAATCGAATCACTAACTGAATAGTTTTCACGCCAGGCAACAACACACGTAATCGATGCAAGAATTTGGCGAAAATATTCAGCAGGTTCACAACGAGAAGTTGGGCAGGTGAGCTGAGCTGAGCTTAATaaaatatagaaattaattataattattatttcgCAGGCACTTGGTGGCAGGCATAAACATCGAACCGGGAGACACGATTTTGGAGGAGCGGCCCCTGCTGGTGGCTCCCCACTGGGAATGTCACCAGCTAAAGTGCGCCCAATGCCTCCAGGAATCCTATGTGATGTGCCGGAGGTGCCAGGTGTTTCCCCTGTGCATGGACTGCAGCCAGCATGACGAGTTCGAATGCCAGTTCTTCTCCAGCGGAGCGGGGAAAGCCATCTGCAAGGACATTCTAGTGAAGAACTATGGCATATGTGGACTGCTGAAGCTGCTCCTTCTGCTGGAGAATCCTGATACGAGGGCGGATTGCCAAATGCTCTTGGATGTACCTGTAAATCTGGCTGATTACCGCGACGGAGAAGGAATGTGGCAAGAGCACGAGGAGCTAGTGGTACGTCCACTGATGGAGAGTGGCCTCGTGGGTGCTCTACCCGCTCAGCAGTTGACTTCGGATGGGCTGCACGCCCACTGCATCCGCATCGACAGCAATTCCTTTGAGGTGACCGCCAGGGATGGTGATACCTTGAAGGGAGTCTTCGTTTGTGGAGCTGGTTTACCACACCACTGCGTTCCCAATACGGTGGTCGCTTTGGATGAGCAGTTCAACATGAAGCTGTATGCGGCTGTTCCCCTGCAGCCGGGTGATATTATATACAACTCGTACACCAATCCCCTGATGGGCACCAGCCAGAGACAGCACCAACTGCGGCTTACCCGGAGATTGGAGTGCACCTGCTCGCGCTGTCTGGATCCCACTGAGATGGGCACCCACATGAGTAGCATGAAGTGCAGAGAGTGCGGCGGATTTTCGATTTGTGAGATAGATCCCAACGGAAGGCTGGGTGACTGGCGCTGCCCGGATTGTAATACCCTTCTTACCGCCGCTGAGGTCCACGAACTGCAGGCCGAAGTGGGATCAGCATTGGTCGAGGCCCGGGGTGAGCTGCAGGTCTACGAATCCCTGCTGACCCAATATGGGCCCCTGCTCCATCCCAACCACTTTATGCTGCTCGACATCAAGCAGAACATTGCCAGTATTTTGCGGGCTGCGGCATTGATGAACTCAATGGAGCAGCCGTGCAAGAAGCTCCTAGCCCGTCGGGTGGAACTCTGTTCCGATCTGCTGCCCGTCTGCCGGGCTGTGGTACCGGGCCTCTCCAAGCTGTATGCCATCGGTCTGTTTGAGTATCTGCTGGCGTTGGTGGAGCTCGTGGAACTGCAGTTTGCGGAGAGTGACCTGGACAAAAAGGAATACGTGGTGAGTAAAATGGGTCGTTTTAAATTTgatgagttttttttttttaatttaatggaTTTGTTTTAAAGGCTCATTTGAGGACCGCCAGTATGGTGGCCAAGGAGGCCATGGACTTACTTCGCTTCGAGCCGGAAAACTCAGCGGAAGGCTATCTTTCGGACCGGATTTCCATGGAGCTGGAGCGTATTGAGTCCGATCTGAAGAAGTACGGCCGATAGGAAGGCAAAATGTTTTTCAATGAGTCTTGTATGCAATCCGCAGCTGCGtggatttttaaatataaaataaattagattaGTCGAATGGAAGCAGTGTTCCCTTCCTTCAGTCGTGGCCACTCTTACAATGTGTGTACGTGCACTGGCGACACGGTTCAACGTTTGGCGGCTGGGTGGGGGAATCATTGAccaagaaataaataaagaattgtcgttcaattaaaaataagttGCAGCATGGCGCTGGTTGTGTTGTCAGTATGCCAAAGGTAGCCGAAGGGAACGGGATCAGAGAATGGCTGCAGTAACGGACGATTTTGTGAAGAAGTGCGAGGTAAAGCAGAATGACACGCTGGGCAGGTGGGTTCTACTAGATAGTGTACCCCACTATAACCCATTTAATATGTAATCCCTATTTCCCTAAAGGTTTGTGGTTGCCCGGTGTAATCTTCGGGCTGGCGAGACCCTGCTGCTGGAGAGTCCCATCGTGGTGTTACCCCAAATGGGCGATCGTCGCTGCTCCAAGTGCTTCAAGCTCACCGAGAGCTTTTGCAGGTGGGTGGACTCCATAGAAGATTTTCGTCCAGCTCTGATTCTTATGTAAGCTCCTTAGAAAGTGCCGTCTTTTGGCCTTGTGCGAGGATTGCGAGGATCATGACGTGCGCAATTGCCAGAGGCTTTCTGAGCTGGAGCTTTCAGAGGACCAACTGGCGGTTCTCCAGGGAAAGGAGCACACCGAAGTCCAGGCAGCCCTTAAGTGTTTGCTTCTGAGGGAGCATCAAGAAACCCAACCCTTGTACGAGGAGATGACCCAAATGGAAGCTCAACTGGCGGCTAGAAAGGGCACCGATATTTGGAAAAAGTACCAGGAGCATGCCCTTGCTCCTTTGGAGAATGGCGGAGTGCTGAAACAACTGCGTGGCGGTGCGGACGAGGAGCTGGTTCAGGGTCTACTGGGTATCCTGGACATCAATGCCTTTGAGATAAGGGCTCCAGAACCGGGAGGCTCCATACGAGGATTGTACCGGAGGGCGGCACTTTTTCCCCACAGCTGCATGCCCAACTTGCAGACCGCCATCGACGACGAGCGGCGGATTAAGGTCTTCTCCAATCGGTTCATAGCCGCCGGGGAGATCCTCTACAATTGCTACACCAACGTACTCCTGGGCACCGAGGAGCGTCGACAAATCCTCAGGGAGGGCAAGTGCTTCGATTGCACCTGTCCGCGTTGCCAGGATCCCACCGAACTGGGCACCCACATGAGCAGCTTCATCTGCAGCCACTGCTCCTGCCGGGGGGGCTACATAGTCCGTCAGAGGGAGAC
Protein-coding regions in this window:
- the SmydA-7 gene encoding SET domain-containing protein SmydA-8; the protein is MQEFGENIQQVHNEKLGRHLVAGINIEPGDTILEERPLLVAPHWECHQLKCAQCLQESYVMCRRCQVFPLCMDCSQHDEFECQFFSSGAGKAICKDILVKNYGICGLLKLLLLLENPDTRADCQMLLDVPVNLADYRDGEGMWQEHEELVVRPLMESGLVGALPAQQLTSDGLHAHCIRIDSNSFEVTARDGDTLKGVFVCGAGLPHHCVPNTVVALDEQFNMKLYAAVPLQPGDIIYNSYTNPLMGTSQRQHQLRLTRRLECTCSRCLDPTEMGTHMSSMKCRECGGFSICEIDPNGRLGDWRCPDCNTLLTAAEVHELQAEVGSALVEARGELQVYESLLTQYGPLLHPNHFMLLDIKQNIASILRAAALMNSMEQPCKKLLARRVELCSDLLPVCRAVVPGLSKLYAIGLFEYLLALVELVELQFAESDLDKKEYVAHLRTASMVAKEAMDLLRFEPENSAEGYLSDRISMELERIESDLKKYGR
- the SmydA-6 gene encoding SET domain-containing protein SmydA-8 isoform X1, with the protein product MAAVTDDFVKKCEVKQNDTLGRFVVARCNLRAGETLLLESPIVVLPQMGDRRCSKCFKLTESFCRKCRLLALCEDCEDHDVRNCQRLSELELSEDQLAVLQGKEHTEVQAALKCLLLREHQETQPLYEEMTQMEAQLAARKGTDIWKKYQEHALAPLENGGVLKQLRGGADEELVQGLLGILDINAFEIRAPEPGGSIRGLYRRAALFPHSCMPNLQTAIDDERRIKVFSNRFIAAGEILYNCYTNVLLGTEERRQILREGKCFDCTCPRCQDPTELGTHMSSFICSHCSCRGGYIVRQRETGTWQCLLNPEHSLKQEFVSNMLERAKEEIFHARDDIYRLELLLAKLTRLLHGNHFLMLDIKQNIASILRQILQNITHRPNKKVYERKIRLCQEILLVLKVIAPGVSRLKAIALYELANTQAELTRKLFNEKEQSSRDLVVELEQVEVMLRESLRMLLFEPLATPEGQLSRTMLRELKELQDDIKTLQESNDAVRN